One window from the genome of Cryptomeria japonica chromosome 6, Sugi_1.0, whole genome shotgun sequence encodes:
- the LOC131071803 gene encoding leucine-rich repeat receptor-like protein kinase TDR, translated as MGKMEHRKMRVKNKLDSVLHVLIMVFCCYCFCCCNGEFVAQLNEMSEGRILVALKSGIVDSSGRLGDWTEKNTSEGGIASHCSWSGVSCDAYIGKVTSLNLSCMNLTGRISSEIQGLVHLQVLNISHNMFGGLLPLVLFNLTRLRRLDINHNSFEGPFPEGISRLKNLMSFVAFSNSFTGPLPVEFIELPYLEQLDLGGSYFNGSVPPQYGFFRNLRYLHLAGNALTGAIPPELGMLRELRHLEIGYNNFSGGIPWQLGNMTELEYLDIAQGNLSGGLPWELGRLRKLNTMYLFKNSLVGTIPGYFGNLRNLVSLDLSNNMISGSIPRNFWRLKKLGLLCLMYNNMSGSVPRGIGELPKLEVLRIWSNSFTGMLPQELGSKCRLKELDVSSNRFTGPIPPFLCAGGELFKLIMFSNRFNGEIPAGLALCSRLWRFRVEDNMLSGRIPPGLGLLHNLTFVDLSTNNFSMGLAPDIFNAPRLQYINVSYNSHLGGKLPDKVWSTPSLQIFSAAFSNISGKLPSFEDCNFLYKLELQGNVLSGPIPRDITHCQKLLKFQVSENRLTGSIMPELAMLPEINEIDLSHNAFTGVIPQGFDNCTTLEIFNVSFNRLTGPVPSDGPVFRNISRSVFAGNPGLCGGVLVPCLEFPTPDLYAPRAKKPGPLVWVMGGVFALALFILIVGTRCFYKHYKGYILGNRYRTEHDEGPWKMTAFQRLNFTVEAILECLKASNIIGMGSAGTVYKAQMPNGETIAVKKLWTNPKEAHRRRRGVLAEVDVLGNVRHRNIVRLLGCCSNNETTLLLYEYMPNGSLADLLHGNKEANMLADWMTRYKVAVGVAQGLMYLHHDCYPVVVHRDVKPSNILLDADMEARVADFGVAKLIQSDESMSVIAGSYGYIAPEYAYTLQVDEKSDIYSFGVVLLEILTGRRSVDSEFGDAINIVDWVRAKIQTKEGILEVLDQNVGASCSSVQEEMMLVLRVALLCTARCPADRPSMRDVVSMLSEAKPRRKSLLNLHCLQQEQNNLLRSSSSKSNPSSQESSPAASRIVV; from the exons ATGGGAAAAATGGAGCACAGGAAAATGAGAGTGAAGAACAAGTTGGATTCTGTGCTTCATGTTCTCATCATGGTGTTTTGCTGTTACTGTTTCTGCTGCTGCAATGGAGAATTTGTAGCTCAGTTGAATGAGATGTCTGAGGGTCGAATCCTCGTGGCTCTTAAGTCTGGGATTGTGGATAGTTCAGGGAGGTTGGGTGACTGGACTGAGAAGAATACTAGTGAGGGCGGTATTGCTTCTCATTGTTCCTGGTCTGGGGTGTCTTGTGATGCCTATATAGGAAAGGTGACGAGTCTGAATCTGTCTTGCATGAATCTCACTGGGAGAATTTCTTCTGAGATTCAGGGCCTGGTGCATTTACAAGTTCTGAATATCAGTCATAATATGTTTGGGGGACTTCTGCCTCTTGTATTATTCAATCTTACCAGGCTTCGCCGCCTGGACATTAATCACAACTCCTTTGAAGGCCCATTTCCAGAGGGGATTTCAAGGTTGAAGAATCTGATGAGCTTTGTGGCCTTTAGTAACTCTTTTACTGGGCCTTTGCCTGTGGAGTTTATTGAGCTGCCATATCTGGAACAGCTTGATTTGGGCGGGAGTTATTTCAATGGCTCTGTGCCTCCTCAATATGGGTTTTTCAGAAACCTGAGGTATCTTCACTTGGCTGGAAATGCCCTTACTGGGGCAATACCGCCAGAGTTGGGAATGCTTAGGGAGCTCAGGCACCTGGAAATCGGGTACAATAACTTCAGTGGTGGGATTCCATGGCAGCTTGGTAATATGACCGAGCTGGAGTACTTGGATATTGCCCAGGGTAATTTAAGTGGAGGTTTGCCCTGGGAGTTGGGCAGGCTGAGGAAGCTGAACACAATGTATCTGTTCAAGAACAGTTTGGTGGGCACAATTCCTGGGTATTTCGGCAATCTACGGAACCTGGTTTCGCTGGATTTGTCCAATAATATGATCTCGGGGTCGATTCCGAGGAACTTCTGGAGGCTGAAAAAGCTCGGCCTGCTCTGTCTCATGTATAACAATATGAGCGGGAGCGTGCCGAGGGGAATCGGGGAGCTGCCAAAGCTGGAGGTTTTGCGCATTTGGAGCAATTCCTTCACGGGAATGCTCCCTCAGGAGCTTGGCAGCAAGTGCCGGCTCAAGGAGCTTGATGTTTCCTCCAACCGCTTTACGGGCCCCATTCCGCCGTTTCTCTGCGCCGGAGGTGAGCTCTTCAAGCTTATCATGTTTTCCAACCGTTTCAATGGCGAAATTCCCGCCGGTCTCGCTCTCTGCTCACGGCTATGGCGTTTCCGGGTAGAAGACAACATGCTGAGCGGGCGAATCCCGCCAGGACTGGGTTTGCTACACAACTTGACGTTTGTGGACCTGTCGACGAACAATTTCAGCATGGGATTAGCCCCTGATATTTTCAATGCGCCCAGATTGCAGTACATTAATGTCTCGTACAATTCTCATCTGGGCGGGAAACTTCCAGACAAGGTCTGGAGCACTCCTAGCCTGCAGATATTCTCAGCTGCTTTCTCTAACATTTCAGGAAAGCTTCCCTCCTTCGAGGACTGCAATTTCCTCTACAAGCTGGAGCTTCAGGGGAATGTCTTGTCTGGGCCGATTCCAAGAGACATTACCCACTGTCAAAAGCTCTTGAAATTCCAAGTCAGTGAAAATAGGCTCACGGGCTCCATTATGCCCGAGCTTGCAATGCTGCCAGAAATCAATGAAATCGATCTCTCCCACAATGCTTTCACAGGGGTGATTCCACAAGGCTTTGACAATTGTACTACTCTGGAGATTTTCAATGTGTCCTTCAATCGACTCACTGGGCCTGTTCCTTCAGACGGCCCGGTGTTTAGAAACATCAGTAGGAGTGTATTTGCAGGCAATCCGGGGCTCTGCGGAGGTGTCCTGGTGCCCTGTTTGGAGTTCCCCACGCCTGATTTGTATGCTCCTCGGGCTAAAAAGCCCGGTCCTCTGGTCTGGGTCATGGGGGGTGTCTTTGCTCTAGCCCTTTTCATTCTCATTGTGGGAACCCGTTGCTTCTACAAGCATTACAAGGGCTACATTCTAGGCAACCGCTACAGAACAGAGCATGACGAGGGCCCATGGAAGATGACCGCCTTCCAGCGCCTCAACTTCACTGTGGAAGCCATTCTTGAGTGTCTCAAGGCCTCAAATATCATTGGGATGGGATCAGCCGGCACCGTCTACAAAGCCCAGATGCCCAATGGAGAAACCATTGCCGTCAAGAAGCTCTGGACTAACCCCAAGGAAGCCCACAGGCGCCGCAGGGGCGTTCTTGCTGAGGTTGACGTGCTCGGAAACGTTAGGCACAGGAACATTGTGCGTCTGCTGGGTTGTTGTTCCAACAATGAAACAACTCTTCTGCTCTATGAGTACATGCCCAATGGAAGCTTGGCAGACCTGCTCCATGGCAACAAGGAGGCCAACATGTTGGCAGACTGGATGACCAGATATAAGGTTGCTGTGGGAGTGGCACAGGGGCTCATGTATTTGCACCATGATTGCTACCCTGTTGTGGTGCATAGAGATGTCAAGCCCAGTAATATACTTCTGGACGCTGATATGGAGGCTCGCGTGGCAGATTTTGGGGTCGCCAAGCTCATTCAGTCAGACGAGTCCATGTCTGTCATTGCAGGCTCCTACGGCTACATTGCACCAG AATATGCCTACACTCTGCAAGTTGATGAGAAAAGTGACATCTACAGTTTTGGGGTCGTTTTGCTGGAGATTTTGACGGGCAGGAGGTCGGTGGATTCAGAATTCGGGGACGCCATTAACATAGTGGATTGGGTGCGCgccaaaatccaaacaaaagaggGCATTTTGGAAGTTCTGGATCAAAATGTAGGAGCTTCCTGTAGCTCTGTACAGGAAGAAATGATGTTGGTTTTGCGAGTGGCTCTGCTCTGCACAGCCAGGTGCCCTGCAGACCGCCCCTCCATGAGAGATGTGGTCTCCATGCTCTCAGAAGCCAAGCCCCGCAGGAAATCCTTGCTCAATCTTCATTGCCTTCAGCAAGAGCAGAACAATCTTCTTCGCAGTTCCAGTTCGAAGTCAAATCCCTCTTCTCAAGAAAGCAGCCCTGCAGCATCCAGAATAGTAGTCTGA